From a single Streptomyces sp. NBC_01264 genomic region:
- a CDS encoding aspartate aminotransferase family protein, whose protein sequence is MTPHVTTGATVKAADRAHVFHSWSAQALIDPLAVAKAEGSHFWDYDGKRYIDFASQLVNTNIGHQHPKVVAAIQEQAATLCTLAPGFAVDVRSEAARLIAQRTPGDLDKIFFTNGGAEAVENAVRMARLHTGRQKVMSTYRSYHGATAAAINLTGDPRRWPSDTAAAGVVHFWGPFLYRSPFHATTEAEECERALTHLADTIAFEGPATIAAIILESVPGTAGIMTPPPGYLAGVRELCDRYGIVFILDEVMSGFGRTGTWFAAEHFDVTPDLITFAKGVNSGYVPLGGVAISGAIAETFATRPYPGGLTYSGHPLACAAAVATMDAMEEEGIVEHSAHLGENVIGPALAELAERHPSIGEVRGLGTFWALELVRNKETREPLVPYNAAGADNAPMAEFAAACKASGLWPFVNMNRTHVVPPCNITEADAKEGLALLDDALTVADRHVSA, encoded by the coding sequence ATGACCCCTCACGTCACCACGGGCGCCACCGTCAAGGCCGCCGACCGCGCTCACGTCTTCCACTCCTGGTCCGCCCAGGCCCTGATCGACCCGCTCGCCGTGGCCAAAGCCGAGGGGTCGCACTTCTGGGACTACGACGGCAAGCGCTACATCGACTTCGCCTCCCAGCTGGTCAACACCAACATCGGCCATCAGCACCCCAAGGTCGTCGCCGCCATCCAGGAGCAGGCGGCCACGCTCTGCACCCTGGCCCCCGGTTTCGCCGTCGACGTCCGCTCCGAGGCCGCACGCCTCATCGCACAGCGGACCCCCGGCGACCTCGACAAGATCTTCTTCACCAACGGCGGCGCCGAAGCCGTGGAGAACGCCGTCCGGATGGCCCGTCTGCACACGGGCCGCCAGAAGGTGATGTCCACCTACCGCTCGTACCACGGCGCCACCGCCGCCGCGATCAACCTGACCGGCGACCCGCGCCGCTGGCCCTCCGACACGGCCGCCGCGGGCGTCGTGCACTTCTGGGGGCCGTTCCTCTACCGCTCGCCCTTCCACGCCACCACCGAGGCCGAGGAGTGCGAGCGCGCCCTCACCCACCTCGCCGACACCATCGCCTTCGAAGGCCCGGCGACGATCGCCGCGATCATCCTCGAGTCGGTCCCCGGCACCGCCGGGATCATGACCCCGCCCCCCGGTTACCTGGCCGGCGTGCGCGAGCTCTGCGACCGCTACGGCATCGTCTTCATCCTGGACGAGGTCATGTCGGGGTTCGGCCGGACCGGCACGTGGTTCGCCGCCGAGCACTTCGACGTCACCCCCGACCTGATCACCTTCGCCAAGGGCGTCAACAGCGGCTACGTCCCGCTCGGCGGCGTCGCGATCTCCGGCGCGATCGCCGAGACCTTCGCCACGCGCCCCTACCCGGGCGGGCTGACCTACTCCGGTCACCCCCTCGCCTGCGCCGCCGCCGTCGCGACGATGGACGCGATGGAGGAGGAGGGCATCGTCGAGCACTCCGCCCACCTCGGCGAGAACGTGATCGGCCCGGCCCTCGCCGAGCTCGCGGAGCGTCACCCCTCGATCGGGGAGGTGCGGGGTCTGGGCACCTTCTGGGCCCTGGAACTCGTACGGAACAAGGAGACGCGCGAGCCGCTCGTCCCCTACAACGCCGCGGGCGCCGACAACGCGCCGATGGCCGAGTTCGCCGCGGCCTGCAAGGCGTCCGGGCTGTGGCCGTTCGTCAATATGAACCGCACCCACGTCGTCCCTCCGTGCAACATCACGGAAGCGGACGCGAAGGAGGGCCTCGCCCTGCTGGACGACGCGCTGACCGTCGCCGACCGGCATGTTTCGGCCTGA
- a CDS encoding aspartate kinase gives MGLVVQKYGGSSVADAEGIKRVAKRIVDAKKNGHQVVVVVSAMGDTTDELIDLAEQVSPMPAGREFDMLLTAGERISMALLAMAIKNLGHEAQSFTGSQAGVITDSVHNKARIIDVTPGRIRTALDEGNIAIVAGFQGVSADSKDITTLGRGGSDTTAVALAAALDAEVCEIYTDVDGVFTADPRVVKKARKIDWINSEDMLELAASGSKVLLHRCVEYARRYNIPIHVRSSFSGLPGTWVSNENPQGDEPVEHAIISGVAHDVSEAKITVVGVPDKPGEAAAIFRAIADAEINIDMIVQNVSAASTGLTDISFTLPKAEGHKAIDALEKAKGTIGFDSLRYDDQIGKISLVGAGMKTNPGVTASFFQALSDAGVNIELISTSEIRISVVTRQDDVNEAVRAVHTAFGLDSDNGDEAVVYGGTGR, from the coding sequence GTGGGCCTTGTCGTGCAGAAGTACGGAGGCTCCTCCGTAGCCGATGCCGAAGGCATCAAGCGTGTCGCCAAGCGGATCGTGGATGCCAAGAAGAACGGCCACCAAGTGGTCGTCGTGGTTTCCGCGATGGGCGACACGACGGACGAGCTGATCGATCTCGCCGAGCAGGTGTCCCCGATGCCTGCCGGACGCGAATTCGACATGCTGCTGACCGCCGGAGAGCGGATCTCCATGGCCCTGCTGGCCATGGCGATCAAAAACCTGGGCCACGAGGCCCAGTCGTTCACCGGTAGCCAGGCAGGCGTCATCACCGACTCGGTCCACAACAAAGCGCGCATCATCGATGTCACGCCGGGCCGTATCCGCACCGCGCTGGACGAGGGCAACATCGCCATCGTCGCCGGCTTCCAGGGCGTGTCGGCGGACAGCAAGGACATCACCACCCTCGGCCGGGGCGGCTCGGACACGACCGCCGTCGCGCTCGCCGCGGCGCTGGACGCCGAGGTCTGCGAGATCTACACCGATGTCGACGGCGTCTTCACCGCGGACCCCCGCGTCGTGAAGAAGGCCCGGAAGATCGACTGGATCAACTCCGAGGACATGCTGGAGCTCGCGGCCTCCGGCTCCAAGGTGCTGCTGCACCGCTGCGTCGAGTACGCGCGCCGCTACAACATTCCGATCCACGTCCGCTCGTCCTTCTCGGGACTGCCGGGCACCTGGGTCAGCAACGAGAATCCGCAAGGGGACGAGCCGGTGGAGCACGCCATCATCTCCGGAGTCGCTCACGACGTCTCCGAAGCCAAGATCACGGTCGTCGGCGTCCCGGACAAGCCGGGTGAGGCCGCGGCCATCTTCCGCGCCATCGCGGACGCCGAGATCAACATCGACATGATCGTGCAGAACGTGTCCGCGGCCTCCACGGGCCTCACGGACATCTCCTTCACCCTCCCCAAGGCCGAGGGCCACAAGGCCATCGACGCCCTGGAGAAGGCGAAGGGCACCATCGGCTTCGACTCCCTGCGCTACGACGACCAGATCGGCAAGATCTCCCTGGTCGGCGCGGGCATGAAGACCAACCCGGGCGTCACCGCCTCGTTCTTCCAGGCGCTGTCCGACGCGGGCGTCAACATCGAGCTGATCTCCACCTCGGAGATCCGGATCTCGGTCGTGACCCGCCAGGACGACGTCAACGAGGCCGTCCGCGCCGTGCACACGGCCTTCGGACTCGACTCCGACAACGGCGACGAAGCCGTCGTCTACGGCGGCACGGGACGTTGA
- a CDS encoding GntR family transcriptional regulator, translating into MPGSGAVTRNTLRQQIADALRDEVLAGRLAAGSEFTVKQIAEQYEVSATPVREALVDLSAQGLLDSVQHRGFRVRVFTVDDFRGMIEARTLIVEGIFRRLVERGTAPGTGERLVSVRRRAEEARRAALNGSLDVLVGYDLRFWRELSGLVGNIYISEFLHRIRVQCWVFSVPYLKADPDLRSELWSGHNELMDAVTRADAEEVRRLVHAYNQHGLDWAAGLKAAGA; encoded by the coding sequence ATGCCAGGCAGCGGCGCTGTCACCCGCAACACACTTCGCCAGCAGATCGCGGACGCGCTGCGTGACGAGGTGCTCGCGGGACGCCTGGCGGCCGGGAGCGAATTCACCGTCAAACAGATCGCCGAGCAGTACGAGGTCTCCGCGACCCCCGTCCGCGAGGCCCTCGTCGACCTCTCCGCGCAGGGCCTGCTCGACTCCGTCCAGCACCGCGGCTTCCGCGTCCGAGTCTTCACCGTGGACGATTTCCGGGGCATGATCGAGGCTCGTACGTTGATCGTGGAAGGCATCTTCCGCAGGCTCGTGGAACGCGGCACCGCCCCCGGCACCGGGGAACGGCTCGTCTCGGTGCGCCGCCGGGCGGAGGAGGCCCGGCGGGCGGCGCTGAACGGCTCGCTCGACGTGCTGGTCGGCTACGACCTGCGCTTCTGGAGGGAACTGAGCGGGCTTGTCGGCAACATCTACATCTCCGAGTTCCTGCACCGGATCCGGGTGCAGTGCTGGGTGTTCTCCGTGCCCTATCTGAAAGCGGATCCGGACCTGCGCTCCGAGCTGTGGTCCGGCCACAACGAACTGATGGACGCGGTCACCCGCGCGGACGCCGAGGAGGTACGACGCCTCGTGCACGCGTACAACCAGCACGGTCTCGACTGGGCCGCGGGCCTGAAGGCGGCGGGCGCGTGA
- a CDS encoding SLATT domain-containing protein produces MSQPEMQPEGPPRDPAEDGDLTGRPFPLGDWGEPAERLDELYRRVEADALRTAEWYLSDRAWKRRGARILRIGAAVGAVTGAAMPLLELTGSVPGAASYGYLALLLGAACLACDRFFGLTSGWMRDVATAQAVQRRLQTLQFDWATENVREILGPTEGTASEAAERCLTVLRRFSEDVTELVRSETAEWMVEFSSGPAPLVMQSLGAGGSRSDAYVPPARFPLPPGTRPNMPRQRPPEQPR; encoded by the coding sequence GTGAGTCAGCCGGAGATGCAGCCCGAGGGGCCACCCCGGGATCCCGCTGAGGACGGCGACCTTACCGGCCGGCCGTTCCCTCTCGGGGACTGGGGCGAGCCCGCCGAGCGGCTCGACGAGCTCTACCGACGGGTCGAGGCCGACGCGCTGCGCACCGCCGAGTGGTACCTGTCGGACCGGGCGTGGAAGCGCCGGGGGGCCCGGATCCTGCGGATCGGGGCCGCCGTCGGCGCGGTCACGGGCGCCGCGATGCCGCTGCTGGAGCTGACCGGATCGGTGCCGGGAGCCGCCTCGTACGGCTATCTCGCCCTGCTCCTGGGCGCGGCCTGCCTGGCCTGCGACCGGTTCTTCGGCCTGACCTCGGGCTGGATGCGGGACGTGGCGACGGCGCAGGCCGTGCAGCGGCGACTGCAGACCCTGCAGTTCGACTGGGCCACGGAGAACGTGCGCGAGATCCTCGGCCCGACCGAGGGCACCGCCAGCGAGGCCGCGGAGCGGTGTCTGACCGTGCTGCGGCGCTTCTCGGAGGACGTGACCGAGCTCGTGCGGTCCGAGACCGCGGAGTGGATGGTCGAGTTCAGTTCCGGCCCCGCCCCGCTGGTCATGCAGTCCCTGGGCGCGGGCGGATCCCGCTCGGACGCGTACGTCCCGCCAGCCCGCTTCCCGCTCCCCCCGGGCACCCGCCCGAACATGCCCCGCCAGAGACCGCCGGAGCAGCCGCGCTGA
- a CDS encoding YbaB/EbfC family nucleoid-associated protein, whose protein sequence is MIPGGGMPDMQQLLQQAQKMQQDLAVAQDELARTEVEGQAGGGLVKATVTGSGELRALVIDPKAVDPEDTETLADLVVAAVQAAHENAQALQQQKLGPLAQGLGGGSGIPGLPF, encoded by the coding sequence GTGATTCCCGGTGGTGGCATGCCCGACATGCAGCAGCTGCTCCAGCAGGCCCAGAAGATGCAGCAGGACCTCGCCGTGGCGCAGGACGAGCTGGCGCGCACCGAGGTCGAGGGCCAGGCCGGCGGCGGCCTGGTGAAGGCGACCGTCACCGGTTCCGGTGAACTGCGCGCGCTGGTGATCGACCCGAAGGCCGTGGACCCCGAGGACACCGAGACGCTGGCGGACCTGGTGGTCGCGGCGGTCCAGGCGGCCCACGAGAATGCGCAGGCGCTCCAGCAGCAGAAGCTGGGCCCGCTGGCGCAGGGGCTGGGCGGCGGCAGCGGTATCCCCGGCCTGCCGTTCTAG
- the recR gene encoding recombination mediator RecR: MYEGVVQDLIDELGRLPGVGPKSAQRIAFHILQAEPTDVRRLAHALLEVKDKVRFCSVCGNVAQEERCNICRDPRRDLTVICVVEESKDVVAIERTREFRGRYHVLGGAISPIEGVGPDDLRIRELLARLADGSVTELIIATDPNLEGEATATYLARMMKPMGLKVTRLASGLPVGGDLEYADEVTLGRAFEGRRLLDV; encoded by the coding sequence TTGTACGAAGGCGTGGTCCAGGACCTGATCGACGAACTGGGCAGGCTGCCCGGCGTCGGGCCCAAGAGCGCGCAGCGGATCGCCTTCCACATCCTGCAGGCCGAGCCCACGGACGTCCGCCGCCTCGCGCACGCGCTGCTGGAGGTCAAGGACAAGGTCCGGTTCTGCTCGGTGTGCGGGAACGTGGCGCAGGAGGAGCGGTGCAACATCTGCCGCGATCCGCGCCGGGACCTGACGGTCATCTGTGTGGTCGAGGAGTCGAAGGACGTCGTCGCGATCGAGCGGACCCGCGAGTTCCGGGGGCGCTATCACGTCCTCGGCGGCGCGATCAGCCCGATCGAGGGCGTCGGACCGGACGATCTGCGCATCCGGGAGCTGCTGGCGCGGCTCGCGGACGGATCGGTCACCGAGCTGATCATCGCGACAGACCCGAACCTGGAGGGCGAGGCGACCGCCACCTACCTCGCCCGCATGATGAAGCCCATGGGCCTCAAGGTCACCCGCCTGGCCAGCGGGCTCCCCGTCGGGGGAGATCTGGAGTACGCGGACGAGGTCACGCTGGGGCGGGCCTTTGAAGGAAGGCGACTTCTCGATGTCTGA
- a CDS encoding glycosyltransferase 87 family protein: MSGESAVSGDRATRAAAGTRWLGTVGLSVVIPAPVPEETLTALREHLDAHRGTGPGAWEVIVVTDGADLTDGADLTDGADLTDGADLTDAAHVTDAADLTDGAADPRIRLIHLSDTNSADGTSSDGDTTSAGGTSGKGAALRVGVLASTGDRVLLTDAALSTPLDELARLEEVLEPGADEDTPPAVVLGRSRGRLVRTLGIPGIPGFRADTCAFALFDGDRARAAFGASTLDGPAIDAEVLRWVRRQGWRVAEVELPARRPAAAPRTPALAKAPRPDRRRDLGELLRLNAGGLAVAFAFLALSLYVFQGLWRDLDGAYLADALQDQNQWEWFVGVTTDNITHLRNPLFTLSQGMPDGVNLMANATMLGLNIPLIPVTLLFGETVTFALVLTLGMAASAWTWYWLIRRRFVRGRWAAAAGGALAAFAPPMVSHANGHPNFVVLFMIPLIIDRALRLCEGRNVTRDGVLLGIFAAYQIFIGEEPLLIAALGMLVFCLAYLLVAPRRARAAARPLGAGLVIALGVCLPLVAVPLYWQFFGPQSYHSVLHGDNAGNSPRALIEYASRSLFGDPETAGKLSLNTTEQNAFYGWPLLAFGAVVCVWLWRSRAVRALALTGLGALLLSLGPWVPVPRTEIVLPGPWRLMIKLPLFESVIEGRVAMVCAPVLGILLALALDRILRLPAREMRTLGLLGAAAALIPVLPLPLTVRDRAPVPAFITSGDWKGYVKDGEALVPVPLPDPGQADALHWQVEADFGFRLAGGYFNGPWGPDRIGIYGATPRHLSNLLRDVRYGGQPPEVTDSWRLQARQDLEYWKAGAVVLPFQDRDTELRNLITGLLGRDPEKVRDVWVWRVGPGEP; the protein is encoded by the coding sequence GTGAGCGGGGAGAGCGCCGTGAGCGGCGACCGGGCGACCCGGGCCGCCGCCGGTACGCGCTGGCTCGGCACCGTCGGGCTGTCCGTCGTCATCCCGGCGCCCGTTCCGGAAGAAACGCTCACCGCGCTGCGCGAGCACCTTGACGCCCATCGCGGCACGGGTCCCGGCGCCTGGGAAGTCATCGTGGTCACCGACGGCGCCGACCTCACCGACGGCGCCGACCTCACCGACGGCGCCGACCTCACCGACGGCGCCGACCTCACCGACGCCGCCCACGTCACGGACGCCGCCGACCTCACGGACGGCGCCGCGGACCCCCGGATCCGGCTGATCCACCTGAGCGACACCAACAGCGCCGATGGCACCAGCAGCGACGGCGACACCACCAGCGCCGGCGGCACCAGCGGCAAGGGCGCAGCCCTCCGCGTCGGCGTCCTCGCCTCCACCGGCGACCGGGTGCTGCTCACCGATGCCGCGCTCAGCACCCCGCTCGACGAGCTGGCCCGCCTCGAGGAGGTCCTGGAGCCGGGCGCGGACGAAGACACACCCCCCGCCGTGGTCCTCGGCCGTTCCCGCGGCCGCCTGGTCCGCACCCTCGGCATCCCCGGCATACCGGGCTTCCGCGCCGACACCTGCGCCTTCGCCCTCTTCGACGGCGACCGCGCCCGCGCCGCCTTCGGCGCTTCCACCCTCGACGGACCGGCCATCGACGCCGAGGTCCTGCGCTGGGTCCGCCGCCAGGGCTGGCGGGTGGCGGAGGTCGAGCTCCCGGCCCGCCGACCCGCCGCCGCCCCGCGCACCCCGGCCCTGGCCAAGGCCCCGCGCCCCGACCGCCGCCGGGACCTCGGTGAGCTGCTGCGCCTCAACGCCGGCGGCCTCGCCGTCGCCTTCGCCTTCCTCGCGCTCTCCCTCTACGTCTTCCAGGGCCTGTGGCGGGACCTCGACGGCGCCTATCTCGCGGACGCGCTCCAGGACCAGAACCAGTGGGAGTGGTTCGTCGGCGTCACCACCGACAACATCACCCACCTCCGCAACCCGCTCTTCACCCTCTCCCAGGGCATGCCCGACGGCGTGAACCTCATGGCCAACGCCACGATGCTCGGCCTGAACATCCCGCTGATCCCGGTCACGCTGCTCTTCGGCGAGACCGTCACCTTCGCGCTGGTCCTCACGCTCGGCATGGCCGCCAGCGCCTGGACCTGGTACTGGCTGATCCGCCGCCGCTTCGTGCGCGGCCGCTGGGCCGCCGCCGCGGGCGGGGCGCTCGCCGCCTTCGCGCCGCCGATGGTCTCGCACGCCAACGGCCACCCGAACTTCGTCGTCCTCTTCATGATCCCGCTGATCATCGACCGGGCCCTGCGCCTGTGCGAAGGCAGGAACGTGACCCGTGACGGGGTACTGCTCGGGATCTTCGCGGCGTACCAGATCTTCATCGGCGAGGAGCCGCTGCTCATCGCCGCGCTCGGGATGCTGGTCTTCTGCCTTGCCTACCTCCTCGTGGCCCCCCGCCGTGCCCGCGCGGCCGCGCGGCCGCTGGGCGCCGGTCTGGTCATCGCGCTCGGGGTGTGCCTGCCGCTGGTGGCCGTACCGCTGTACTGGCAGTTCTTCGGCCCGCAGAGCTATCACTCGGTCCTGCACGGGGACAACGCCGGGAACAGCCCGCGCGCCCTGATCGAGTACGCCTCCCGCTCCCTCTTCGGCGACCCCGAGACGGCCGGCAAGCTCTCCCTGAACACCACCGAGCAGAACGCCTTCTACGGCTGGCCCCTGCTCGCCTTCGGCGCCGTCGTGTGCGTGTGGCTGTGGCGGAGCAGGGCGGTACGGGCCCTCGCGCTCACGGGCCTCGGCGCGCTCCTGCTGTCCCTCGGGCCGTGGGTGCCCGTACCCCGCACCGAGATCGTTCTGCCGGGCCCCTGGCGCCTGATGATCAAGCTGCCGCTCTTCGAGTCGGTGATCGAGGGGCGCGTGGCGATGGTGTGCGCGCCCGTCCTCGGCATCCTGCTCGCCCTGGCGCTCGACCGGATCCTGCGGCTGCCCGCGCGGGAGATGCGGACGCTGGGCCTGCTGGGGGCGGCGGCCGCGCTGATCCCGGTCCTGCCGCTGCCGCTGACCGTTCGGGACCGGGCGCCGGTCCCCGCCTTCATCACCTCCGGGGACTGGAAGGGCTACGTCAAGGACGGGGAGGCACTCGTTCCGGTACCGCTGCCGGACCCGGGCCAGGCGGACGCGCTGCACTGGCAGGTGGAGGCGGACTTCGGCTTCCGGCTGGCCGGCGGTTACTTCAACGGCCCGTGGGGCCCCGACCGGATCGGCATCTACGGGGCCACACCGCGGCACCTCTCGAACCTCCTGCGCGACGTCCGCTACGGCGGGCAGCCGCCCGAGGTCACCGACTCCTGGCGGCTGCAGGCCCGCCAGGACCTGGAGTACTGGAAGGCCGGCGCGGTCGTCCTGCCCTTCCAGGACCGGGACACCGAGCTGCGGAACCTGATCACCGGGCTGCTGGGCCGGGACCCGGAGAAGGTGCGCGACGTGTGGGTCTGGAGGGTCGGCCCGGGGGAGCCGTAG
- a CDS encoding SigE family RNA polymerase sigma factor, which yields MAEALLELPVIAARTGTIPIPSRLRSRTPGGFPVIVPVPPADTASGGPLLPGVPAAPSPGVRTSGPAKEGRVPGPRDSAEDTGSTKRAEPAEQVAVAEPVAVAEVAEVVQGTTVDHLTETYQAHYRSLLGLAALLLNDTASCEDVVQEAFIRVHSARRKVRDRDKTLAYLRQTVVNLSRSALRRRILGLKLLSKPMPDMASAEEGAYDLLERDDLIKAMRGLQRRQREVLSLRYFSDMTESQVAETLGISLGSVKAYGSRGIAALRVAMEAAQS from the coding sequence GTGGCAGAAGCATTGCTCGAACTCCCCGTCATCGCGGCGCGCACCGGGACGATCCCGATCCCGTCGCGTCTGCGGTCCCGTACGCCCGGTGGGTTCCCGGTGATCGTTCCCGTTCCGCCCGCCGACACGGCGTCCGGAGGTCCCCTGCTGCCTGGGGTGCCCGCCGCGCCCTCGCCCGGCGTCCGTACGTCCGGACCGGCCAAGGAAGGCCGCGTGCCCGGGCCGCGCGACAGCGCGGAGGACACCGGCAGCACGAAGCGGGCCGAGCCGGCCGAGCAGGTCGCGGTGGCTGAACCGGTCGCGGTGGCCGAGGTGGCCGAGGTGGTCCAGGGGACCACGGTCGATCACCTCACGGAGACCTACCAGGCGCACTACCGCTCGCTCCTGGGCCTCGCCGCGCTGCTCCTCAACGACACCGCCTCCTGCGAGGACGTCGTCCAGGAGGCCTTCATCCGCGTCCACTCGGCCCGCAGGAAGGTCCGGGACCGGGACAAGACCCTGGCCTACCTGCGCCAGACCGTCGTCAACCTCTCGCGCTCCGCCCTGCGCCGCCGCATCCTCGGCCTGAAGCTTCTGTCGAAGCCGATGCCGGACATGGCGAGCGCCGAGGAAGGCGCGTACGACCTGCTGGAACGGGACGATCTCATCAAGGCGATGCGCGGTCTCCAGCGACGCCAGCGCGAGGTGCTGTCGTTGCGCTACTTCTCTGACATGACGGAAAGCCAGGTCGCCGAGACCCTCGGCATATCGCTCGGTTCGGTCAAGGCGTACGGATCGCGGGGCATTGCCGCGCTGCGGGTGGCGATGGAGGCTGCGCAGTCATGA
- a CDS encoding DUF5063 domain-containing protein yields MSDATLHALGLDPDDFAASIADQIESFIVAVTEVAKGEDPDSAVPFLLLEVSQLLLAGGRLGAYQDVLPDERYEPDLGPEPDVEDLRERFSVMLEPVDVYSEVFDPYEPRKAPVPHRISDDLADMVADLRHGLIHHQAGRITEALWWWQFSYFTNWGPTASATLRALQSLIAHVRLDQPLAALDGLDTDEDLAEDELAEQAGQVMAEELGQLGRR; encoded by the coding sequence ATGTCTGACGCAACGCTGCACGCCCTGGGACTGGATCCGGACGATTTCGCGGCTTCGATCGCGGACCAGATCGAGTCCTTCATCGTCGCGGTCACCGAGGTGGCCAAGGGCGAGGACCCGGACAGCGCCGTGCCCTTCCTCCTCCTGGAGGTGTCCCAGCTGCTGCTGGCGGGCGGCCGGCTGGGCGCGTACCAGGACGTCCTGCCCGACGAGCGCTACGAGCCCGACCTGGGCCCGGAGCCGGACGTCGAGGACCTGCGCGAGCGGTTCTCGGTGATGCTGGAGCCGGTCGACGTCTACTCGGAGGTCTTCGACCCCTACGAGCCCCGCAAGGCCCCGGTCCCGCACCGGATTTCCGACGACCTGGCCGACATGGTCGCCGACCTGCGGCACGGCCTCATCCACCACCAGGCGGGCCGGATCACCGAGGCGCTGTGGTGGTGGCAGTTCTCGTACTTCACCAACTGGGGTCCCACGGCGTCGGCCACGCTGCGCGCCCTCCAGTCGCTGATCGCGCACGTCCGCCTCGACCAGCCGCTGGCCGCCCTGGACGGGCTGGACACGGACGAGGACCTGGCGGAGGACGAGCTCGCGGAGCAGGCCGGTCAGGTCATGGCGGAGGAGCTGGGCCAACTCGGCCGGCGGTGA
- a CDS encoding aspartate-semialdehyde dehydrogenase → MNQPAARSGPAPALAVVGATGAVGSVLLQMLSQRADVWGDVRLIASSRSAGRRLTVRGTETEVLALTEDAFDGLGVGDIALFLTPAEVSARWAPVVTARGTVVVDQSAAFREDPDVPLVVPEVNGHAARIRPRGIVAGPDCVTAAMIAALGALHAEYALTELAVSTYQAASAAGRAGSEALRRQLSLVAGSSLGEQPGDVRRAVGEDTGPFAGPLALNVLPWSGELREDGWSSHELAVRAQVRRILDLAELPVSVTCVQVPVLTGHSLTVRARFEGAVEAVHAREILESAPGVVLVDDPAAGEFPTPSDAAGTDPAWVGRVRRSLDDPRALEFFVCADNLRQGAALNATQNAELIAAGFSSFSL, encoded by the coding sequence TTGAACCAGCCCGCGGCCCGGTCGGGCCCGGCTCCGGCGCTCGCCGTGGTCGGGGCGACCGGAGCCGTCGGCTCCGTCCTGCTCCAGATGCTGTCCCAGCGGGCCGACGTCTGGGGCGACGTGCGCCTGATCGCCTCCTCACGCTCGGCCGGCCGCAGGCTGACCGTGCGCGGTACGGAGACCGAGGTGCTCGCCCTCACCGAAGACGCCTTCGACGGCCTCGGGGTGGGGGACATCGCGCTCTTCCTGACCCCGGCCGAGGTCTCGGCCCGGTGGGCCCCCGTCGTCACCGCGCGGGGAACCGTCGTGGTGGACCAGTCCGCGGCCTTCCGCGAGGACCCCGACGTGCCGCTGGTGGTGCCCGAGGTGAACGGGCACGCGGCCCGGATCCGGCCGCGCGGGATCGTCGCCGGGCCCGACTGCGTGACCGCCGCGATGATCGCGGCGCTGGGCGCGCTGCACGCCGAGTACGCGCTGACCGAGCTGGCCGTCTCCACCTACCAGGCCGCCAGCGCGGCCGGCCGGGCCGGCTCGGAGGCGCTGCGCCGCCAGCTGTCCCTCGTCGCCGGCAGCTCCCTGGGGGAGCAGCCCGGGGACGTGCGCCGGGCCGTGGGCGAGGACACCGGACCCTTCGCGGGTCCGCTCGCGCTCAACGTGCTGCCGTGGTCCGGTGAGTTGCGCGAGGACGGCTGGTCCTCGCACGAGCTGGCCGTACGGGCGCAAGTGCGCCGGATCCTGGACCTGGCGGAGCTGCCGGTGTCCGTGACCTGCGTACAGGTACCCGTACTGACCGGGCACTCGCTGACCGTACGGGCCCGGTTCGAGGGCGCCGTCGAGGCGGTGCACGCCCGGGAGATCCTGGAATCGGCGCCGGGAGTCGTCCTGGTGGACGATCCGGCCGCGGGGGAGTTCCCGACCCCCTCGGACGCCGCGGGAACGGATCCGGCCTGGGTGGGGCGGGTGCGGCGCTCGCTCGACGACCCGCGCGCGCTGGAGTTCTTCGTCTGCGCGGACAACCTCCGCCAGGGTGCTGCGCTGAATGCCACACAAAATGCGGAGCTTATTGCGGCTGGATTTAGCTCCTTCAGTTTGTAG